A portion of the Hoylesella buccalis ATCC 35310 genome contains these proteins:
- a CDS encoding ABC transporter ATP-binding protein, whose amino-acid sequence MDKQKVRPLDEERESRSLLSNAVVILHLIFGTLPILLVVWAVDKLMNGTLSPIIVSGIGGIMVLFALLRGVFYGTSIWRAHRSAYNALTRLRLRIISHLQRLPLGFFQERKVGELVNIINHDVEQIEIYLAHGLPEILSATLFPALLWIIIMVLDWRLGLSLISLLPVAFLLQMAVKTLWGKNFQHFMESTQKMSEDLLEYVATISVIKAFSNEENRTVRVLGGMRDYIHWVKRSMFSVTVPMALITMFLEGGIVVMTLVGLWLMTSGELTVARFILALILGGLFSSSFAKLATFQHFRIVYGQSLAKVQSITEVQTKETADKKTDTTQTDVCFEHVTFSYPNKEDNALKDVCLQFPRGSHTAIVGESGSGKTTLASLMMGFWQPQTGTIRLGGENITGLSERNIADYFSMVQQEVFLFNTTIRDNIRIGRPTATQKEVEMAAQRARIHDFIMGLPNGYDTLAGEAGVKFSGGEKQRISIARILLKDSPIVILDEATAALDGENEKLIQEALDELQRNKTVIAIAHRLNTIQDMERIVVMDKGQVVSKGTHQELMKDCSLYRNMTETQEQVSKWQLKEEEE is encoded by the coding sequence ATGGATAAACAAAAAGTCAGACCTCTTGATGAGGAACGGGAGAGCCGCAGTCTGCTCTCCAATGCAGTGGTCATATTGCACCTTATTTTTGGTACACTCCCTATACTGCTGGTAGTATGGGCAGTGGATAAGTTGATGAATGGCACGCTCTCTCCCATAATAGTTTCGGGTATTGGAGGAATAATGGTACTATTCGCACTGCTTCGGGGAGTATTCTATGGAACATCGATTTGGCGGGCACACCGGTCGGCTTACAATGCCCTTACACGATTGAGGTTGCGTATCATAAGTCATCTGCAACGCTTGCCACTCGGTTTCTTTCAAGAACGGAAAGTTGGCGAATTGGTGAATATTATCAACCACGATGTGGAACAAATTGAAATTTATTTAGCGCACGGATTACCTGAAATCCTTTCGGCTACGCTTTTTCCTGCCTTACTCTGGATAATCATTATGGTGTTGGACTGGCGTTTGGGGCTGTCGCTCATTTCTCTTTTGCCTGTAGCATTTCTTCTGCAAATGGCTGTCAAAACACTTTGGGGAAAGAACTTTCAACACTTTATGGAAAGTACGCAAAAAATGTCGGAAGACCTTTTGGAATATGTGGCTACCATATCGGTAATCAAGGCTTTCAGTAACGAGGAAAACAGAACGGTACGGGTACTTGGCGGTATGCGCGATTATATTCATTGGGTGAAGCGGAGCATGTTCAGCGTTACTGTTCCGATGGCGCTCATAACGATGTTCTTGGAAGGTGGTATCGTGGTAATGACCCTTGTCGGGCTATGGCTGATGACTTCGGGCGAACTGACGGTGGCACGTTTTATCCTTGCCCTGATATTGGGCGGACTATTCTCGTCCTCCTTTGCTAAGTTGGCAACATTCCAACATTTCCGAATCGTCTATGGTCAGTCGTTGGCAAAAGTACAGTCCATTACAGAGGTACAGACAAAGGAAACTGCGGACAAGAAAACAGATACGACACAGACGGATGTTTGTTTCGAGCATGTTACGTTCTCCTATCCAAACAAGGAAGACAATGCGCTGAAAGATGTATGTCTTCAATTTCCGAGAGGAAGCCATACTGCAATCGTGGGCGAATCCGGGTCGGGAAAAACCACGCTGGCAAGTTTGATGATGGGGTTCTGGCAACCCCAAACAGGTACTATACGACTGGGAGGAGAGAATATTACGGGACTCTCCGAACGTAATATCGCTGATTATTTTTCGATGGTACAGCAGGAGGTTTTTCTCTTTAACACAACCATTCGGGATAATATCCGTATAGGAAGACCAACCGCCACACAAAAGGAAGTGGAAATGGCAGCACAGCGTGCTCGTATTCATGATTTTATCATGGGCTTGCCGAATGGTTATGATACGCTGGCAGGCGAAGCCGGCGTAAAATTCTCCGGCGGAGAAAAACAGCGTATTTCCATTGCCCGAATATTGCTCAAAGACTCTCCAATAGTTATTCTCGATGAAGCTACTGCCGCATTGGACGGAGAGAATGAGAAACTAATTCAAGAAGCTCTTGATGAATTGCAGCGCAACAAGACCGTCATTGCGATTGCTCACCGTCTCAATACCATTCAGGATATGGAGCGTATTGTTGTG
- a CDS encoding helix-turn-helix domain-containing protein produces MTIEFCAINKPEDWMEMVAEQFGTSVINDGFTIPSSMGSGFFKQYYPLPWLTLTYINFIAYEPITMVRRSVEKSKWIPVMFYINEHKHEQIIGTSTKTVGVDTLDGIFMPSSSIPTEWSFPPKKRYENITLTFNKDWIEKIDAAYETYIGRLLQSDKAFYLFETITPAMQQVLDNIKSITEIDNPFSTLHLHGKTMELLTMYFEKIEKRSEVKSLANLNLNDVESVFRVRRQILQSLSDVPSIPELAREANMSSSKLQKCFKQVIGKAIAEYALSEKMEWAKRLLSTRLYSVSEVGYKIGYANLSHFTEAFCKYHRIKPKQYLDSL; encoded by the coding sequence ATGACTATAGAATTTTGTGCCATCAACAAACCCGAAGATTGGATGGAGATGGTTGCCGAGCAATTTGGTACATCAGTAATAAACGATGGATTTACTATTCCTTCTTCTATGGGTAGTGGATTTTTCAAACAGTATTATCCCCTGCCATGGCTCACATTGACTTACATCAATTTCATAGCATACGAGCCGATAACTATGGTACGTCGCTCGGTGGAAAAGTCGAAATGGATTCCTGTGATGTTCTATATCAATGAGCATAAGCACGAGCAGATAATTGGAACAAGTACTAAAACGGTCGGAGTGGACACGCTCGATGGCATCTTTATGCCTTCAAGCAGCATTCCGACTGAGTGGAGTTTTCCACCAAAGAAACGATACGAAAATATTACACTGACTTTCAATAAAGATTGGATTGAAAAGATTGATGCAGCATATGAAACCTATATCGGTCGGCTTCTCCAATCGGACAAGGCTTTTTATTTGTTTGAGACAATTACACCTGCAATGCAACAGGTCTTGGATAACATTAAATCAATAACTGAAATCGACAATCCTTTTTCAACGCTTCATTTGCATGGAAAAACTATGGAATTACTGACGATGTACTTTGAAAAGATCGAAAAACGTTCGGAAGTAAAATCTCTTGCCAACCTAAACTTGAATGATGTTGAATCAGTATTCCGTGTTCGTCGCCAGATTCTTCAAAGTCTCAGTGATGTACCGAGTATTCCCGAATTGGCGCGTGAAGCTAATATGAGCAGTTCCAAATTACAAAAGTGCTTCAAGCAGGTTATTGGAAAAGCTATCGCCGAATATGCCCTATCCGAAAAGATGGAATGGGCAAAACGACTGCTTTCCACTCGCCTCTACTCGGTGTCAGAAGTAGGCTATAAAATTGGATATGCCAATCTCAGTCATTTCACGGAGGCTTTCTGCAAATATCACAGGATAAAACCCAAGCAATATCTTGATTCGTTGTAA
- a CDS encoding RteC domain-containing protein, whose translation MRLHGLFPAPQKSVSNLRWTGKATDLVELLYALDTCDCINNGEIGVEELADALSELFGIEIKNCYNVYMNMKRRKDDSRTYFLDELREKLNKRMVESDLKGGKFKKR comes from the coding sequence ATGCGGTTGCATGGATTGTTCCCTGCTCCGCAGAAGTCTGTCAGCAATCTCCGTTGGACAGGCAAAGCGACAGATTTAGTGGAACTCCTTTATGCTCTCGACACCTGCGACTGTATCAACAACGGAGAAATAGGCGTGGAAGAATTGGCAGACGCCCTTTCCGAACTCTTCGGGATAGAGATAAAGAACTGCTACAACGTATATATGAATATGAAGCGTCGCAAAGATGACAGCCGCACTTATTTCCTTGACGAACTCCGTGAGAAACTCAATAAGCGTATGGTGGAGAGCGACCTGAAAGGCGGCAAGTTCAAGAAGCGGTAA
- a CDS encoding TonB-dependent receptor, translating to MSISSIVHLYKRMLIVGFLLLWSYPMFAQLQPTEIKVIDAETGDNIEFATIQWKGLNAPTYTNGTTTNRKGIAKLNASSNQKLMLMVSYVGYQSITDTITANGKRYTIKLLPESTELADVVVVGKTRTQVLRESPEAVSVINAKELQGRSISLETVLNKTIGLKVGHTGGLGSSSRIIVHGLEGNRIQILWDGIPMSTSDGAFSLDEIPIDIIERIEVYKSIIPARFGCDGLGGAVNIVTKEFSTDYLDASYELGSYQTHKGSVFSRKNFPKSGILLGAGGYYTSAKNDYSFRVPERENLLVRRDHDRFRSYMLKGKIAFTKLWFNEISTEFGYYNRFNEIQGILKNIQHAEDQSGMFMLENKLIKSGMLNDRLHFESHFSLSHTTNNFVDTARVNHDFEGNIYPSPNGMGETGDVPHNSNDKGLEINERINLDYRLSANHSLNLNTLINYARRQPSDNIASQHAGFVIGGFPSKKTSVVSGLTWEAKLFDKKLTNMLSAKYFHLHSEIEDLTSYEMIEAPKKKNNTTSQIGWIEAIKYEPFRGFHLKASYQRAIRLPNSQELFGDGIITFPAAGLKPEKSHNFNLGFLIDKNDILGLSRLQFEVNGFYMQVSDMIKLMKQHMAAGYVNAEKVHIKGIETELKLDISPTVYAYGNLTYQDVRDVLNYLPGTQAPNPTKGLRLPNIPYLFANFGAEYHSDRLFKNWYVKAFWDGKFTEEFFYFWELTELQKRRIPRSFVNDIGLLLTYKNKYSVALECHNIMNKEVWDQFRQPLAGRTFHLKFRYVFSKGIF from the coding sequence ATGTCAATCAGCTCAATAGTCCATTTATATAAAAGAATGCTCATTGTCGGATTTCTATTGTTGTGGTCTTATCCTATGTTTGCACAACTGCAACCAACTGAAATAAAAGTTATTGATGCAGAGACTGGAGACAACATAGAATTTGCCACCATACAATGGAAAGGTTTGAATGCTCCAACGTACACGAATGGTACGACTACAAATAGGAAAGGCATTGCAAAACTAAATGCATCAAGTAATCAAAAACTTATGCTTATGGTAAGTTATGTCGGCTATCAGTCTATTACCGATACGATTACTGCAAATGGGAAGCGTTATACCATAAAACTACTCCCGGAATCAACAGAGCTGGCAGATGTAGTCGTAGTTGGGAAAACAAGAACACAAGTTCTCAGAGAGTCGCCTGAAGCAGTTTCTGTAATAAATGCGAAAGAACTTCAAGGCAGATCTATTTCGTTAGAAACCGTTTTGAATAAAACCATAGGTTTGAAAGTCGGGCATACCGGTGGTTTGGGGAGCAGTTCGAGAATTATTGTTCATGGATTGGAAGGAAACCGCATTCAAATCTTATGGGACGGAATACCAATGAGTACTTCTGATGGGGCTTTTTCTCTTGATGAAATTCCGATAGACATTATAGAAAGAATAGAAGTCTATAAGAGTATCATTCCTGCCCGTTTCGGTTGCGATGGATTGGGAGGCGCTGTCAATATCGTTACGAAAGAGTTTAGTACGGATTATTTAGATGCCTCGTATGAATTAGGTTCTTATCAAACACACAAAGGAAGCGTCTTCTCTCGCAAGAATTTTCCAAAGAGTGGCATTCTGCTCGGTGCGGGAGGTTATTATACATCTGCAAAGAATGACTACTCTTTCAGAGTTCCCGAGAGAGAGAATCTGTTGGTAAGGCGTGACCATGACCGTTTTCGTTCGTATATGTTGAAAGGAAAAATTGCTTTCACGAAACTTTGGTTCAATGAGATTAGTACCGAGTTCGGGTACTATAATCGTTTCAATGAAATCCAAGGCATCTTAAAAAACATACAACACGCCGAAGACCAATCAGGAATGTTTATGTTGGAAAACAAACTGATAAAAAGCGGAATGCTGAACGACCGCCTTCACTTTGAGTCCCATTTCTCCCTCTCGCATACAACAAACAATTTTGTGGATACGGCACGAGTTAATCACGATTTCGAGGGAAACATATATCCGAGTCCGAACGGAATGGGAGAAACGGGGGACGTCCCTCATAACTCAAACGACAAAGGATTGGAAATCAACGAACGTATCAATCTTGATTACAGATTGTCTGCCAATCACAGTTTGAATCTGAACACACTCATTAACTATGCACGAAGACAACCGAGCGATAACATTGCAAGTCAGCATGCAGGTTTTGTCATCGGGGGATTTCCCAGTAAAAAGACCAGTGTCGTATCGGGGTTGACTTGGGAGGCAAAACTCTTTGACAAGAAACTGACGAATATGCTCTCCGCAAAGTATTTCCACCTCCATTCCGAGATAGAAGATTTGACTTCATACGAGATGATTGAGGCTCCGAAGAAAAAGAACAATACGACCTCACAAATCGGCTGGATAGAGGCAATAAAATACGAGCCTTTCAGAGGTTTTCATCTGAAAGCATCTTACCAGCGGGCAATACGCCTCCCCAATTCGCAAGAGTTGTTCGGCGATGGTATCATCACCTTTCCTGCTGCTGGATTGAAACCGGAGAAAAGCCACAACTTCAATCTGGGCTTCTTGATAGATAAAAACGACATACTCGGCTTATCGCGATTGCAGTTTGAAGTGAACGGCTTTTATATGCAGGTAAGTGATATGATAAAACTGATGAAACAGCACATGGCAGCCGGATATGTGAACGCAGAAAAGGTACATATTAAAGGTATAGAAACCGAATTAAAACTGGACATCTCACCAACGGTCTATGCCTACGGAAATCTGACTTATCAAGATGTGCGCGATGTCTTGAACTATTTACCCGGTACCCAAGCCCCCAATCCGACAAAAGGATTGCGACTGCCGAACATTCCCTATTTATTCGCCAACTTCGGGGCGGAGTATCACAGCGACCGGTTATTCAAGAATTGGTATGTCAAGGCTTTCTGGGACGGCAAATTTACTGAGGAGTTCTTCTATTTCTGGGAACTAACCGAATTGCAGAAACGACGTATTCCCCGCAGTTTCGTCAATGACATAGGTCTGCTACTGACCTACAAAAACAAATATTCCGTAGCCTTGGAATGCCATAATATAATGAACAAAGAGGTCTGGGACCAGTTCCGCCAACCATTGGCAGGACGGACATTCCACCTCAAATTCAGGTACGTCTTCTCGAAAGGAATTTTCTAA